A stretch of DNA from Vibrio gallaecicus:
ATGGCAGGTACTTTCGGTCATGAAGTGGATAAATTTCAGATGTCGAAAGACATCTACGGTTTAAGTTGGAAGCCTCGATTGGAAGACTTACCGAAGGAGCGTTGTCTAGTTACGGGTTATTCTTGCAGAAGCCAAGTCAAACGTTTTGAAGGTGAAAAGCTCGCACACCCGTTGCAAGTGCTTGCTAAACTCATTTAAGATATTTATTAAGCCTAGCTCCTTGCTAGGCTTTTTTATACCGATTGATTAGCCCTGTTATGCCTTTGCGTTTCGAGGGTTAGTTATAAACACATCAAAGCAAGGATGTTAGATGAAGACTCTTGAATTAAAAATTCCCCCGGTAGCTGTATTCTTGTTTATTTTGTTATGTTCATATGGATTTAGCCAATATGTTGAATTCGGTGGTGTAGAACTACCGCTCCCTACTAGCTTATTGCTCGTAGGGATTATTATTAGTGCGGTTATCGGTCTGTCTGGTGTCTGGGAGTTTAGAAAGCATAAGACGACAGTAAATCCAACGAAACCAGATGGCGCTTCTACTATCGTCGATTCAGGTGTTTACGGATACACCCGCAACCCAATGTACCTAGGGCTGTATATTCTTTTGTTTTGTATTGGTTATTATTTTCAAAACCTAGTGAGTATGTCGTTCAGTTTTCTGTTTGTCACA
This window harbors:
- a CDS encoding methyltransferase family protein; the encoded protein is MKTLELKIPPVAVFLFILLCSYGFSQYVEFGGVELPLPTSLLLVGIIISAVIGLSGVWEFRKHKTTVNPTKPDGASTIVDSGVYGYTRNPMYLGLYILLFCIGYYFQNLVSMSFSFLFVTYMNQFQIKPEEKTLEQLFGASYVDYKQKVRRWI